One Candidatus Zixiibacteriota bacterium genomic window carries:
- a CDS encoding ATP-binding protein — MAKRLHKYETEVHLGLLLIICVLLTLNVVSNYTIFRARTWQIEDITSHLQKASLAITRVVEGNSQQQLSEVQRREFRAQYGLSGVTLVASGPDDNSPETRRRWFVSIARDLPVGSLPRMAERLLAADFKKLTRAEGNEYFFVSPIPNGKGQNLLILSTNVSELALLDDASRLIFMISVASLVVVIVMYLALSRKIFAPIRKIRKEAQLAGRSGAEVETGDEVAAEYRRVISELRDKENELLRLNRELQNRAESLEQFNQYLLASVDTGIVTMDMTGRVLEVNSAAGRILGVTPEVSRGIAISELLGGYPMPAGDVHKMLDAHAGSSYREYTVSAVGGRKQTLGITTSFVRNSDGELVGLSLIVNDLSELRQLRAELEQRSRLVALGEMAGGIAHQLRNSLGAIAGYSTLARRKAAKGEEIDSAVESISDETRQAELLIERFLTFARPITPNFGLVRIDQFLAEIVDSFRLREEYRALQFHLDCTTELEMALDPLLFKQAVCNLIDNAARAYAPRSGTVTVRAAMCGSEFVIHVIDEADGIDAEHLESIFTPFYSSRPSGTGLGLPLACRMVDLHGGRITVQSTAGQGSVFTIHVPIGLSVPDIRPQIRTT; from the coding sequence ATGGCAAAACGTCTGCATAAATACGAGACCGAGGTGCATCTCGGCCTCCTGCTGATCATCTGCGTCCTGCTGACCTTGAACGTGGTTTCGAACTACACTATCTTTCGGGCGCGGACATGGCAGATCGAGGATATTACCTCGCACCTGCAGAAAGCCTCACTGGCCATAACTCGCGTAGTTGAAGGAAACAGCCAGCAGCAGCTATCGGAGGTCCAGCGGCGGGAATTCCGCGCTCAATACGGACTGAGCGGAGTCACACTGGTGGCATCGGGGCCTGACGACAACTCGCCAGAAACCCGGCGCCGATGGTTTGTCTCGATCGCACGCGACCTGCCTGTGGGAAGCCTCCCCAGGATGGCGGAGCGACTTCTTGCCGCCGATTTCAAAAAGCTGACGCGGGCCGAAGGGAACGAGTATTTCTTCGTGTCGCCTATTCCCAACGGGAAGGGTCAGAATCTTCTGATCCTGTCGACCAACGTCTCTGAACTGGCACTCTTGGACGATGCATCGCGGTTGATATTCATGATCAGTGTGGCGTCGCTGGTGGTGGTGATCGTCATGTACCTGGCGCTTTCACGCAAGATCTTTGCACCCATCCGCAAGATAAGAAAGGAAGCGCAGCTCGCCGGACGGTCTGGCGCCGAGGTCGAGACTGGTGATGAGGTTGCAGCGGAATACCGCCGTGTCATCTCGGAATTGCGCGACAAAGAGAATGAACTGCTCAGGCTTAATCGCGAGCTGCAAAACCGCGCCGAATCGCTGGAGCAGTTCAATCAGTATCTGCTGGCGTCGGTCGACACCGGCATCGTCACCATGGATATGACAGGACGAGTGCTGGAGGTCAACAGCGCCGCCGGCCGGATACTTGGCGTAACGCCGGAGGTCAGCCGCGGCATTGCTATTTCCGAATTGCTGGGCGGATATCCGATGCCGGCCGGCGACGTTCACAAGATGCTGGATGCCCATGCGGGAAGTTCATATCGCGAATACACCGTCTCAGCCGTCGGCGGACGGAAGCAGACGTTGGGGATAACAACGTCGTTTGTCAGAAACTCAGACGGTGAACTGGTCGGGTTATCATTGATTGTCAACGACCTGAGTGAACTCAGACAGTTGCGCGCCGAACTGGAGCAGCGGAGCCGTCTGGTAGCTCTTGGTGAGATGGCTGGTGGGATCGCTCACCAGCTGCGAAACTCGCTGGGCGCCATTGCCGGATACAGCACGCTGGCTCGGCGAAAGGCGGCGAAAGGTGAAGAGATCGACAGCGCCGTCGAATCGATCAGCGACGAAACCCGTCAAGCCGAGCTGCTGATCGAGCGGTTTCTGACATTTGCCCGACCGATAACGCCTAATTTTGGATTAGTCAGGATCGACCAATTCCTTGCCGAGATCGTGGACTCCTTTCGGCTGCGCGAGGAGTATCGCGCGCTCCAGTTCCACCTTGATTGCACGACCGAATTGGAGATGGCGCTTGACCCACTGTTGTTCAAACAGGCCGTCTGCAATCTGATTGACAACGCCGCCAGAGCCTATGCACCACGTTCCGGTACGGTCACGGTCAGAGCCGCTATGTGTGGAAGCGAGTTTGTCATCCATGTCATTGACGAGGCTGACGGTATTGACGCTGAGCATCTTGAGTCGATCTTTACGCCGTTCTATTCCTCGCGCCCTTCCGGGACCGGTCTGGGACTGCCGCTGGCGTGTCGGATGGTAGACCTTCACGGGGGCCGAATTACGGTCCAGTCAACCGCGGGCCAAGGTTCGGTTTTCACCATCCATGTTCCCATCGGCCTTTCAGTGCCGGACATCCGCCCCCAGATCCGAACGACGTAG
- a CDS encoding prepilin peptidase, producing the protein MTLITYIWVGLLGLAIGSFLNVVIYRLPRKIKFLLERSACPHCSTPLKWYHNIPLVSFAVLRGKCAFCHMPISWRYPVVESLNAAAYIYFLWQLGFSAQLPAYAFLSSVLIAIFFIDLEFKIIPDVLSLPGIVVGLSSSAWPGGIGFLNAAIGMVVGGGALYLIAMLGDWLFKKESMGGGDIKMAAMLGAFLGWQKILLVFFVSSVIGLLVALGAMSVSEKLRRHRVIPFGPFLALAAMLAVLYGDRLLGFYVHTLLAIP; encoded by the coding sequence ATGACTCTGATCACGTACATCTGGGTTGGCTTACTGGGTCTGGCGATCGGCTCGTTCCTCAACGTGGTCATTTACCGTCTGCCCAGGAAGATCAAGTTCTTACTGGAGCGATCCGCCTGTCCGCATTGCTCGACACCGTTGAAATGGTACCATAACATTCCGCTCGTGAGTTTCGCAGTGCTTCGAGGCAAATGCGCTTTCTGCCACATGCCGATCTCGTGGCGGTATCCGGTTGTCGAATCCCTCAATGCCGCTGCGTATATCTATTTCCTCTGGCAACTGGGTTTCAGTGCCCAATTGCCTGCTTACGCCTTCTTGTCATCCGTCTTGATAGCCATATTCTTTATCGATCTTGAATTCAAGATCATTCCCGATGTTCTCAGCCTCCCCGGTATCGTCGTTGGTCTGTCATCTTCCGCGTGGCCGGGCGGCATCGGTTTTTTGAATGCCGCGATCGGGATGGTCGTGGGGGGCGGGGCGCTCTACCTGATCGCCATGCTGGGAGACTGGCTGTTCAAGAAGGAATCGATGGGGGGCGGTGACATCAAGATGGCAGCCATGCTTGGAGCCTTCCTCGGATGGCAGAAGATTTTGCTCGTGTTCTTCGTCTCCTCGGTGATCGGGTTGTTGGTTGCGCTGGGGGCCATGAGCGTTTCCGAGAAACTGCGCCGCCATCGTGTGATCCCCTTCGGCCCGTTTCTGGCGCTGGCCGCCATGCTGGCGGTGCTCTACGGTGATCGTCTGCTCGGGTTTTACGTCCATACGCTCCTGGCCATCCCCTGA
- a CDS encoding RsmE family RNA methyltransferase — MESPVFYAPPERWDGGTIELPAPEAHHAQTVLRLRAGALVTVIDGLGRAGVGEIILSGGRHLSVRVHSEIRNFGEPMVKVTLAAGLSTGSKFDEVVEKGTELGVSRFVPIITDKSKVRLDVASKANTRVTRLEKVALAAIKQCRRSYRPVISTPTRLKQYLRETDGGSLNLIFVPDPSATPLSRVTRTGEVRRVSILIGPESGFSADEVRWAVEAGFVTVTLGSRVLRTETAGPVCVALVLQMLGELS; from the coding sequence ATGGAATCGCCGGTTTTCTACGCACCGCCTGAGCGATGGGACGGGGGGACAATCGAATTGCCGGCCCCTGAGGCACACCACGCCCAGACGGTGTTGCGGCTCAGGGCAGGCGCTCTGGTAACGGTGATAGACGGACTGGGGAGAGCCGGAGTTGGGGAGATCATTCTGTCCGGTGGCCGTCATCTGTCCGTGAGAGTGCATTCCGAAATACGGAATTTCGGCGAGCCGATGGTCAAGGTCACGCTTGCGGCCGGGTTATCGACCGGGTCCAAGTTCGATGAGGTTGTTGAGAAAGGGACGGAGTTAGGGGTGTCCCGATTCGTGCCCATCATCACAGACAAGTCCAAAGTCCGCCTGGATGTTGCCTCCAAGGCGAATACTCGAGTTACACGGCTTGAAAAAGTGGCCCTCGCAGCCATCAAACAGTGCCGACGGTCGTACCGCCCAGTAATCTCCACTCCCACCAGACTCAAGCAGTACCTTCGGGAAACTGACGGCGGTAGTCTCAACCTGATCTTTGTACCTGACCCCTCGGCGACACCGCTGTCTCGCGTAACCCGGACTGGCGAGGTTCGCCGCGTATCTATTCTGATCGGACCCGAAAGCGGTTTCAGTGCCGACGAGGTCCGCTGGGCTGTCGAGGCGGGATTCGTCACGGTGACCCTGGGAAGCAGGGTACTCCGCACCGAAACGGCAGGACCGGTCTGCGTCGCGCTGGTGCTCCAGATGCTTGGAGAGCTAAGTTGA
- a CDS encoding 50S ribosomal protein L11 methyltransferase: MPEREPENYLEVRVAVPKEQTDAVCNFIVDNITNGMVLEEEEDSPEVGVLFYIPQDKEEVYLTALRGYLEQILPASAIPPFRQKLVKNVEWVEHYKASIQAVRIAGDVVVRPTWQPVVADAKYDIIIEPKMAFGTGSHETTRSCLVVLRENFAPGMRFLDLGTGSGILSILASKMGAGYVKAIDYDLTAVHNARENFALNSVSTPHEILFGSIEKCERDDPYDFVCANIIKSTILPMLPRMFELTRPAGFLVLSGLLQQDEEEVAAALRDLHQSEFTILTDNKWLTYTVRKS, translated from the coding sequence GTGCCTGAGCGCGAACCGGAGAACTACCTTGAAGTGAGGGTAGCGGTGCCGAAAGAGCAGACCGATGCCGTCTGCAATTTCATCGTAGACAACATCACGAACGGCATGGTTCTCGAAGAAGAGGAGGATTCGCCCGAAGTCGGAGTCCTCTTTTATATCCCTCAGGACAAAGAAGAAGTCTACCTGACAGCGCTTCGCGGATATTTAGAGCAGATCCTCCCGGCCTCGGCCATTCCGCCGTTTCGTCAAAAGCTGGTAAAGAATGTCGAATGGGTGGAACACTACAAGGCATCCATTCAAGCGGTTCGAATTGCAGGTGACGTTGTGGTGCGACCTACCTGGCAGCCTGTCGTTGCCGACGCGAAATATGACATCATCATCGAACCGAAAATGGCGTTCGGGACCGGAAGCCACGAAACGACACGAAGCTGCCTTGTGGTTCTGCGCGAGAACTTTGCGCCGGGCATGAGATTTCTCGACTTGGGGACCGGTTCCGGGATCCTGTCAATTCTGGCTTCGAAAATGGGAGCCGGCTACGTCAAAGCGATCGACTATGACCTGACGGCGGTACATAACGCCCGCGAGAATTTTGCGCTCAATTCCGTGTCGACACCTCACGAGATACTCTTCGGTTCGATCGAAAAATGCGAACGGGATGATCCGTACGATTTCGTCTGCGCGAATATCATCAAGAGCACTATACTTCCAATGCTGCCGCGCATGTTCGAATTGACCCGGCCGGCCGGATTTCTCGTGCTCTCCGGACTGCTGCAGCAAGATGAAGAAGAGGTCGCGGCGGCGCTGCGAGATCTCCACCAGTCCGAATTCACGATCCTAACCGATAACAAATGGTTGACCTACACGGTACGAAAGAGTTGA
- the dnaJ gene encoding molecular chaperone DnaJ: MAKRDYYDILGVERASDEASIKSAYRKKAMEYHPDRNPGNKEAEEKFKEATEAYEVLKDPQKRQMYDQFGHAGVGQGAGFGGGYGGYEGFDLSDALRAFMRDFGGGSIFEDFFDMGQGSRRGRRAERGEDLRIRIKLTLNEIADGIEKTVKVNRMIRCDTCAGSGVAAGSSRKTCPQCKGNGQVRTISRTFLGTVQQVTTCNMCRGKGEVISDPCRSCGGEGRMSGSSRVTIKIPPGVTSGNYMTIENMGNAAPRNGEPGDLVAVFEEEEHPLFTRHGDNIVYELPISFVVAALGGQVAVPTLNGDDMVSIPAGTQSGKLLKMRGKGIPHLNRTGRGDQLVQVLVWVPTKLSANDKNLLETLSRSESFKPPRADKSFLERLRETLGV; the protein is encoded by the coding sequence ATGGCCAAGCGAGACTACTACGACATATTGGGCGTTGAACGAGCATCCGATGAGGCTTCCATAAAGAGCGCATATCGGAAGAAGGCCATGGAATATCATCCGGACCGTAATCCGGGAAATAAAGAGGCCGAGGAGAAATTCAAAGAAGCCACCGAGGCGTACGAGGTTCTCAAAGACCCCCAGAAACGCCAAATGTACGATCAGTTTGGCCACGCCGGGGTGGGTCAGGGAGCAGGTTTCGGCGGCGGTTACGGCGGATACGAGGGGTTCGACCTGAGCGACGCGCTGCGTGCTTTCATGCGCGATTTCGGTGGTGGTTCGATCTTCGAGGATTTTTTCGATATGGGGCAGGGTTCACGACGCGGCCGTCGCGCGGAACGTGGTGAAGATCTTCGCATACGCATCAAGCTCACCCTGAATGAGATAGCCGATGGCATCGAGAAGACCGTGAAGGTCAATCGTATGATCCGGTGTGACACCTGCGCCGGCTCCGGTGTGGCCGCCGGTTCATCGCGAAAGACGTGCCCGCAGTGCAAAGGGAACGGGCAAGTCCGCACGATCAGCCGGACATTCCTGGGGACCGTGCAGCAGGTCACTACCTGCAACATGTGTCGCGGCAAAGGGGAAGTGATCTCCGACCCGTGTCGGAGCTGTGGTGGTGAGGGACGAATGAGCGGATCCTCGAGGGTGACGATCAAGATTCCCCCGGGCGTTACCAGCGGCAATTACATGACTATTGAGAACATGGGAAACGCCGCTCCGCGAAACGGCGAACCAGGCGACCTGGTGGCGGTTTTCGAGGAGGAGGAACATCCGCTGTTCACCCGTCACGGTGATAACATTGTCTACGAACTCCCTATCTCGTTTGTGGTGGCCGCCTTGGGTGGACAGGTGGCAGTTCCTACCCTCAATGGGGATGACATGGTGTCAATTCCGGCCGGCACTCAGTCCGGCAAGCTGCTGAAGATGCGAGGGAAAGGAATCCCGCATCTGAACCGAACCGGTCGCGGTGACCAACTGGTACAAGTGCTGGTCTGGGTACCGACGAAGCTGAGCGCTAATGACAAGAACCTGCTGGAAACATTGTCACGTTCGGAGTCGTTCAAACCACCGCGCGCGGACAAGTCGTTTCTGGAGCGCCTTCGCGAGACGCTCGGAGTCTGA